The Eurosta solidaginis isolate ZX-2024a chromosome 4, ASM4086904v1, whole genome shotgun sequence genome includes a window with the following:
- the LOC137248788 gene encoding N-acetylglucosamine-6-sulfatase-like: MKKKIATKDFSRKFSHETMNRTHPKLTSKMTLTLATIAYILLLSLTTPTKAGKVTTKPNILLILSDDQDLTLEGMTPMRQVLQLVGNAGATFGRAYTSSPLCCPSRATLLSGMYAHNHGTTNNSVSGGCNGHRWRTKIESQALPVLLRDDGGYETFFAGKYLNEFYGERVPHGWTHFYGLHGNSRYYNYTLRENSKNVSYTDTYLTDLLRDKALGFLKARNRQKPFFAMIAPPASHAPFTPAERHRGAFANIKALRTPNFNRIPLPQEKHWLVAATRALPTETVKLLDTFYQQRWETLLAVDEMVAFLVETLTDQQELDNTYIIYTSDNGYHMGQNAQAWDKRQPYETDIRIPLLLRGPGVPKGAFIAQPTLLLDLMPTILEWSGLNAHTEMDGLSIQSALRRAAVDEYRRSLLVEYWGEGNSNTYNAACPWSRADSLSQCTPEADCHCQDAWNNTYSCVRHFRSATDRLYCEFADWSNFVEAYDVNEDPYQIKNIGYDLLPIEHAFYGLALANLTRCAGNKCNDINI; encoded by the exons atgaaaaagaaAATTGCAACTAAAGATTTTTCAAGAAAGTTTTCACACGAAACTATGAATCGCACACATCCAAAATTGACCTCAAAGATGACATTGACCTTGGCCACTATCGCTTACATACTGCTGTTGTCCTTGACGACGCCTACCAAAGCCGGCAAAGTAACTACGAAACCGAATATTCTGCTAATACTGAGCGATGACCAAGACCTTACATTGGAGGGCATGACCCCGATGCGGCAAGTGTTACAACTCGTGGGAAATGCCGGTGCAACATTTGGACGCGCC TATACAAGTTCTCCGCTCTGTTGTCCGTCGCGTGCAACACTGCTCTCCGGCATGTATGCACACAATCACGGTACAACCAACAACTCTGTAAGTGGTGGCTGCAATGGCCACCGTTGGCGTACAAAAATTGAATCACAAGCATTGCCTGTGCTGCTGCGTGATGATGGTGGTTATGAGACTTTCTTTGCTGGCAAATACCTAAACGAGTTTTACGGTGAGCGTGTACCGCATGGCTGGACGCACTTCTATGGCTTACATGGCAATTCGCGCTACTACAATTACACGTTACgcgaaaattcgaaaaatgtaAGCTATACAGATACATATTTAACAGACTTACTGCGTGATAAGGCTTTGGGTTTCTTAAAGGCGCGTAATCGTCAAAAACCTTTCTTCGCAATGATTGCTCCACCAGCGTCACATGCGCCCTTCACGCCAGCGGAGCGGCATCGTGGTGCTTTTGCTAACATTAAGGCGCTGCGTACGCCTAACTTTAACCGTATACCATTACCTCAGG aAAAGCATTGGCTTGTAGCAGCGACACGTGCTTTGCCAACGGAAACTGTGAAGTTGCTTGACACCTTTTATCAGCAACGTTGGGAAACACTTTTAGCCGTAGACGAAATGGTCGCCTTCCTAGTTGAAACACTAACGGACCAACAAGAATTGGATAACACTTATATTATTTATACATCCGACAATGGTTATCATATGGGCCAAAATGCTCAAGCGTGGGACAAGCGTCAGCCTTATGAGACTGATATACGTATACCATTGCTATTACGAGGACCTGGCGTACCCAAAGGCGCTTTCATAGCGCAACCAACATTGCTCTTGGATTTGATGCCGACAATATTAGAGTGGTCAGGTTTGAATGCGCATACAGAAATGGATGGCTTATCGATTCAATCAGCACTGAGAAGAGCGGCAGTTGATGAATACCGACGTAGTCTGCTGGTTGAATATTGGGGTGAAGGTAATAGCAATACTTACAATGCTGCATGTCCATGGTCACGCGCTGATAGTTTGTCACAATGTACGCCAGAGGCAGATTGTCATTGTCAAGATGCATGGAATAACACGTACTCATGTGTGAGGCACTTTAGAAGCGCTACCGATCGTTTGTATTGTGAATTTGCCGATTGGAGT AATTTTGTTGAAGCATACGACGTTAACGAAGATCCATATCAAATCAAAAATATCGGCTATGATTTGCTTCCAATTGAACACGCCTTTTACGGTTTGGCTTTGGCTAATTTGACACGTTGTGCAGGCAATAAATGTAATGATATTAACATATGA
- the HP1b gene encoding chromobox protein homolog 1 isoform X1 yields MSEPGEYSVERIEDKRICNGRTEYFLKWKGYPRSENSWEPEENLDCPDLIAAFEESLKTKKVEGKKRPTTTPVNDTKVKRKAVEEERENRRTMGFDRGLEPSKILGATDSSGELMFLMKWKGSDEADLVPAKQANVKCPQVVIQFYEERLTWHSANAEEDKNSTSKEPAE; encoded by the exons ATGTCCGAACCGGGCGAATATTCTGTGGAACGTATTGAGGATAAGCGCATTTGTAATGGTCGA actGAATACTTCCTAAAATGGAAGGGCTACCCACGCAGCGAAAATTCATGGGAACCTGAGGAGAATCTAGATTGCCCTGATCTTATTGCAGCATTTGAGGAGTCATTGAAAACGAAAAAAG TAGAGGGTAAGAAACGCCCGACTACTACGCCAGTAAATGACACTAAAGTTAAACGAAAAGCTGTTGAAGAAGAACGAGAAAACCGCCGCACAATGGGTTTTGATCGAGGACTGGAACCCTCTAAAATATTAGGAGCTACCGATTCATCAGGTGAACTAATGTTCCTAATGAAGTGGAAGGGTAGTGATGAGGCAGACTTGGTGCCGGCTAAACAAGCTAATGTTAAATGTCCACAAGTAGTCATACAATTTTATGAGGAGCGTCTAACATGGCATTCGGCTAATGCAGAAGAAGATAAAAATTCAACAAGCAAAGAACCGGCCGAGTAA
- the HP1b gene encoding chromobox protein homolog 1 isoform X2 yields the protein MSEPGEYSVERIEDKRICNGRTEYFLKWKGYPRSENSWEPEENLDCPDLIAAFEESLKTKKEGKKRPTTTPVNDTKVKRKAVEEERENRRTMGFDRGLEPSKILGATDSSGELMFLMKWKGSDEADLVPAKQANVKCPQVVIQFYEERLTWHSANAEEDKNSTSKEPAE from the exons ATGTCCGAACCGGGCGAATATTCTGTGGAACGTATTGAGGATAAGCGCATTTGTAATGGTCGA actGAATACTTCCTAAAATGGAAGGGCTACCCACGCAGCGAAAATTCATGGGAACCTGAGGAGAATCTAGATTGCCCTGATCTTATTGCAGCATTTGAGGAGTCATTGAAAACGAAAAAAG AGGGTAAGAAACGCCCGACTACTACGCCAGTAAATGACACTAAAGTTAAACGAAAAGCTGTTGAAGAAGAACGAGAAAACCGCCGCACAATGGGTTTTGATCGAGGACTGGAACCCTCTAAAATATTAGGAGCTACCGATTCATCAGGTGAACTAATGTTCCTAATGAAGTGGAAGGGTAGTGATGAGGCAGACTTGGTGCCGGCTAAACAAGCTAATGTTAAATGTCCACAAGTAGTCATACAATTTTATGAGGAGCGTCTAACATGGCATTCGGCTAATGCAGAAGAAGATAAAAATTCAACAAGCAAAGAACCGGCCGAGTAA
- the eIF3c gene encoding eukaryotic translation initiation factor 3 subunit C, whose protein sequence is MSRFFATGSDSETESSDEEVPVQAFSKAPNFQFSDDEEEVKRVVRSTKEKRYENLTAIIKSIKNHKKIKDMSSILSSFEDLTRAYTKALPVITKEEKGVTPRFYIRCLAELEDFINEVWEDREGRKNLSKNNTKSLGTLRQKVRKYIKDFEEDLTRFREAPDQESDVEEEEAYDSDQDKNDMGLADVSRYFKPTETKAAKAVAPSKSAAQDDDSDDSIDWGSDTESESETSDDENQYQTMRERFLKRTPVEKEDKDDREDRKKEKRAKEAKQRRKRIEEDADEEGEWETVCGTVEKPKMFDKDAEIDVPLTLQKLSEIMAARGKKRTDRRMQIELLFELRDIAEQHQLGNAVAVKIHFSIISAIFDYNQKISEPMKLEHWSKLLDVMQSMMKILLANDDIRMSEEISEENEEFTTAPYSIRGCSLAAVERLDDEFTKLLKECDPHTNDYVSRLKDEVTVTRIIESVLVYFERVGNNNERCRVYLRKIEHLYYKFDPDVLKKKRGELPANTVTSVETMDRLCKFIYAKDDTDRIRTRAILAHIYHHAMHDNWFQARDLILMSHLQDTIDAADPSTRILYNRMMANLGLCAFRQENVKDAHHCLVDLMVTGKPKELLAQGLLPQRQHERSAEQEKIEKQRQMPFHMHINLELLECVYLVSAMLLEIPYIAAHEFDARRRMISKTFYQQLRSSERQSLVGPPESMREHVVAAAKAMRCGNWQACATFIVNKKMNTKVWDLFYEADRVRDMLVKFIKEESLRTYLFTYSNVYTSLSIPSLAQMYELPVQKVHSLISKMIINEELMASLDDPTETVVMHRSEPSRLQALAMQFVDKVTNLVDVNEKVFDMKQGNFFQRGNMGNRDRGYNRNQNNQGGNWGGQRRDNRNQRNRNQRNQHQHQRNQQQHQQHNEQPIQQQQTIEEE, encoded by the exons atgtCGCGTTTCTTTGCCACCGGGTCCGACTCTGAAACAGAGTCCAGTGATGAGGAGGTTCCAGTGCAAGCGTTTAGCAAGGCGCCAAATTTT CAATTCAGCGATGATGAAGAGGAAGTGAAACGGGTGGTGCGTTCAACCAAGGAGAAGCGTTATGAAAACTTGACTGCTATTATCAAAAGTATAAAGAATCACAAGAAAATTAAGGATATGTCAAGCATTTTATCAAGTTTTGAAGACTTGACACGTGCTTACACGAAGGCATTACCAGTTATTACCAAGGAGGAAAAGGGCGTGACTCCACGCTTTTACATTCGTTGCCTTGCTGAGTTGGAAGACTTCATCAACGAAGTATGGGAAGATCGCGAAGGACgtaaaaatttgtcgaaaaataataCCAAGTCTTTGGGTACTTTGCGTCAGAAAGTACGCAAGTATATCAAAGATTTTGAAGAAGATTTAACCCGGTTTCGCGAGGCACCCGATCAAGAAAGTGATGTTGAAGAGGAGGAAGCTTATGATTCTGATCAAGACAAAAACGATATGGGATTAGCAGATGTTTCGCGCTATTTTAAACCTACTGAAACTAAAGCGGCTAAAGCGGTTGCGCCGTCTAAATCTGCCGCTCAGGATGATGATTCGGATGATTCCATTGATTGGGGTTCTGATACAGAATCAGAGTCTGAAACATCTGATGATGAAAATCAATACCAGACTATGCGCGAGCGTTTCTTGAAACGTACTCCCGTAGAAAAAGAGGATAAGGATGATCGTGAAGATCGTAAAAAGGAGAAACGCGCCAAAGAAGCTAAGCAACGTCGCAAGCGAATAGAAGAGGATGCCGATGAAGAAGGCGAATGGGAAACAGTGTGCGGGACTGTCGAAAAGCCGAAAATGTTCGACAAAGATGCTGAAATCGACGTGCCTCTAACTTTGCAGAAACTATCAGAAATAATGGCAGCACGTGGTAAGAAGCGTACTGATCGCCGCATGCAAATCGAGTTGCTATTTGAGTTACGTGATATTGCTGAGCAACATCAACTTGGTAATGCTGTTGCTGTGAAAATACATTTCAGCATAATTTCAGCAATTTTTGATTACAATCAAAAAATATCTGAGCCTATGAAGTTGGAACATTGGAGTAAATTACTTGATGTTATGCAAAGTATGATGAAAATTTTGTTAGCCAATGACGACATACGCATGAGCGAAGAAATTTCTGAAGAAAATGAGGAGTTCACTACGGCACCATATTCAATACGTGGTTGCTCGCTGGCTGCAGTTGAACGTTTAGATGATGAATTCACCAAGCTGTTGAAAGAGTGTGATCCACACACTAATGATTATGTATCACGCTTAAAGGACGAAGTAACTGTAACACGCATTATTGAATCTGTACTTGTGTATTTTGAACGTGTGGGCAACAACAATGAACGCTGTCGCGTGTATTTACGCAAAATTGAGCATTTGTACTACAAGTTCGATCCGGATGTGTTGAAGAAAAAGCGAGGCGAATTACCCGCAAATACTGTGACATCTGTAGAAACAATGGACCGtctatgcaaatttatttatgcTAAGGATGATACAGATCGTATACGTACACGTGCTATACTAGCGCATATCTATCATCACGCCATGCACGATAACTGGTTCCAGGCACGCGATTTGATACTAATGTCGCACTTGCAAGACACCATTGATGCTGCTGATCCATCCACACGTATTCTTTATAATCGCATGATGGCTAATTTAGGATTGTGCGCTTTCCGGCAGGAAAACGTTAAAGATGCTCACCACTGTCTTGTCGATTTGATGGTTACGGGCAAGCCGAAGGAATTGTTGGCACAAGGTTTGTTACCACAGCGACAACACGAGCGTTCCGCTGAGCAGGAGAAAATTGAAAAGCAACGTCAAATGCCTTTCCATATGCACATCAATTTGGAATTGCTGGAGTGTGTATATTTAGTATCGGCTATGCTTTTGGAAATACCTTACATAGCGGCACATGAGTTTGATGCACGTCGTCGTATGATAAG TAAAACGTTTTATCAACAACTACGTTCTTCTGAACGTCAGTCATTGGTGGGACCACCTGAGTCCATGCGTGAGCATGTGGTTGCCGCAGCCAAAGCTATGCGATGTGGTAATTGGCAAGCTTGTGCCACTTTCATAGTTAACAAGAAAATGAATACCAAGGTTTGGGATCTGTTCTATGAAGCCGATCGTGTACGTGATATGTTGGTAAAGTTTATAAAGGAAGAGTCTCTCCGAACTTATCTTTTCACTTATTCCAATGTGTATACATCATTGAGCATCCCTTCGTTGGCGCAAATGTACGAGTTGCCTGTTCAAAAAGTACATTCGCTTATCAGCAAAATGATAATCAATGAAGAACTGATGGCTAGTTTGGACGACCCTACGGAAACTGTGGTTATGCATCGCTCGGAGCCGTCACGTCTACAAGCGTTAGCCATGCAATTCGTCGACAAGGTCACCAATCTAGTTGATGTGAATGAGAAGGTGTTTGATATGAAGCAGGGTAACTTCTTCCAACGCGGTAACATGGGCAATCGCGATCGCGGTTACAATCGTAATCAAAACAACCAGGGAGGAAACTGGGGTGGTCAAAGACGGGACAACCGTAATCAACGTAATCGCAATCAACGTAATCAGCATCAACATCAACGTAAtcaacaacagcatcagcagcataACGAGCAGCCAATTCAACAACAGCAAACTATCGAGGAAGAGTAA